GATCCGAATCAAATCAACAGAGACTTGTGCACGGAACATGTTAGATAATAAAAGCATACTAAGCTTAAATTCAACAACATATAATCATTACGACATGAATTCAGACCACAAATTacaacatttttataattttcttaatcaTTTACGCCACGAATCATTTATTCTCATAATTTTCAAAGACTACTACTCATACTTATTACCAAATACTTTGCTCATACACaacattcaattttattataacatagTTAGATTGTAGCCTTTATTAATCAAGCATGAAAATCTTGGATACATGATACTCCTAAACACATCAAGTTACACATGAGTGCCATAACATAAATGAAACCCCATTGTGAGTAATAACACAACTtccaacccaacacaccatacAAGTGCATAGCACTAAAACACCCTCCAATCACGAACATGTATAAGATCTAACAAGAAAACCCTCCCAGCACACCAAAAACTCCTGGGCGCATTAAGCTAATCTAACAATAATCACAAAAGAATTAAGCTCATTATACCATAGCATCCCAACTATACCTGATCACATTCCAAGATTGTTTAATAAGGCTGTTTTAACAATTTAAGCATatttactaataataataagcaTCGAAAGCATCACCTTGACACTCACATATATCAGTACTCCTAAGTTTCATACAAAAGCATGCTCAACCTCAACAAAACATCTCAAATGTGTAATTGACTCATGCTTCCATAGTTCTAAGACTTTCTCCTTCCCCTTAGCTTTGGAACTTTCTCCAATCTCATTAACTTCATTTTCAAACCAAAACAGTAGAAAGGGTTCgtaaaatcataattcaaccattGAAACACTTAGAATTACTGAAGCAACGCAATTCGATGAAGCGAGATTCCATTTCGTTTCCTAATATTCGCAAGAGAACTCTTTCTACCCCCAACCAAAGCTAACCAAATCTAATTCCTATCGATTCAACTGTGATTCAAAGTCTATAACTTTATCAAAACTCCTCTAGAAATCAAGAAAACCTCAACACAACTCACTTTCTCTCTCTAGACTGTTTAATGACAACCCTCCAAAACTCAActtaaattccaaataaatatgaaatttccTATTCCCACATGATTCTAGAATTAAAACCATTGAGAAACTAACTAAAAAACAACACAAAACCAAAGTTCTCTCTAGCATTGAAAAATGACGAAAATgaatatctaaaaaaaaaaaaagattaattcTTGAAAGATCTTCAATCCTAAGAgcttaaaatgatttaaaatctcaaaaccATTAAATCTTTAACCTCATTTCGTTGAAAATCATCAGGAATAGAAAATCTACCTTTCTTGGAAGCTAACGTGAAATGCACAACGgaagaagaaaatttgataTTCAAGCTTGTAAAACTAAAAAGAATGATAAAAATTAGTAACAACATAAATTTACCTTGCTGGAAATTGATTGATGGAGCCAaatattgaagaaaatgaatacaaaatttgagaaatgtgtttggttggaaaattgaaaaatgatcGGGAGAATGGAAACCCCTATAACTGTTCCCTCCAACCACTTTTACCCATTGGGAAATTTGCTAACTCATCCTTGGTCTAATAACCACTCTAGTCCTTCTTATGAATTAAAACTAACTTCTCGTTATTTAGACATTGACCCAACAAATTTTGCTATTGTTGCAATCTAGTCCATAGGCCATAGATTCTAACTCCTAAATACTAACTAATCAATGCAATCCAATAACAcaactaacaaattaaaaatattttaaatccgCCACCTTGCTTATTCCTAAAAATCTCTTTGTTTTATATCTTAAAATGGTTCGATTTAATAAGTTTACCACTGAATCGAACTTTTTGTCACGAGGAAATTTGAGCGCGTTATACCcccaacttttacttttttttttaagtgttAAGGTGAAATTATGTGATATATCACCTCCAATGTGTAATTATCTGGTCATTAAAAAAATGACGTGTAAATAGAGAAAAAACCATGTGATTGAACTTAAAGGACATAATGGAAAGTGTTAGGCCAAAGAactaaaaaagagaaaagcaaAAAGTAGAGGgatcaattttgataaataaaaatagagggCCTAAATTTGCACAAATAAATAAGTATAGAGACTATTCACATAGTTTTACCTATAAAAACAAAAggacaatttaataataataaaacaacaaattttagttttggtaaTCTAAACGTTTAGATATCCTTACATTGGTTAAAATACctcatttaaaaagaaaatataatttattacacTTACTCTATGGGTAAAGAAACTAaaggtaaaagttaattaagTCTAACTCAATTGATATCGGTATTGTTGTTAGTATAAGAGGACACGAGTTTGAGTGCGCTAAAGTACATTATCCTCctctaataaaattaatgttaaaaacttaaaaaaattaagtggttttaatataaaattatttttgaaatgaatatattaaaatttaattttcatttttattttaaaatcacaaTACTATTTTGTTAGTATAAtctttatgtaatttaattaaaagaatctaatttagaaattaagattttaatttccatttaacttgatataaataaaagaaaaactatgatGTCCATAAGCAATGGCAAGCATTTACAACAATATTTATAGGTAAAAATACTTGCATTTTGTTTTTCCTATTCAAAAAATACTTGCAATTTATAGGTAAAAATTTTCATCCCTTTTGTAATGCCCCTCGTCCGACTCGATCACCGGGTCCGAGTTACAGAATGCTACAACCATTATCGGGCAATTACACCGAAAACATAGTGAATACTTTACATAAACCATCAAGCAGTacctaattataataattatttaacgaGGAGACTATCTGAGATTCAATCGAACTTCTGGGAACTTAATTGTTGATCCGAGCATGAATAGTGCTAGTTtgtaaactttcaaaattttggaatagGCATCGATacatcttgtaggtaccaataCCAAATCTTACTTCGATGTTTGAAAAATTCATCTTTAAAACACAAGTATCTATACTTGGCATAAGGTACCGATACTAATGTAAATGCATCGATACCAATTTATAGTATAGATACCATTTTAcaattctgtttcttttgtAATAGTTAATCAAAAGCCAAATGTATCAATACCATTTTGAAGTATTGGTACCTTGATATAGTAATGGTACCCATAccatttttacattttgtttaaaaatctaATTGCACTAAAATgttaagtatcgataccaggtatcgatactttagtACCAAAATGGTCTAAAACTTCCATTTTGTGCTCATTTCATGCCCAAACCAATCTTGATTCAAAAGATGACATTATACACTTAAAAGATTCACAAAACTAGCCAAAATGCAACCATTTCATCATTTAAGCATTTTCATAAACAACCAAATCAACATGCCTTAATTTGGCACCAAAAACACATCAGACAACAAATTAGAACACAACTACTTTTCCATGCATTCACACCATTCAATCAATACATCAAAATTTGCTATCCCTAGGCTCAAAGCATACCATTGTACCATCAACTATCATTCATGAAGACTCACAAATATGATTCATTATATTgccaaaacattcatttatacACCTATGTTTCATACTATTATCAACCTAACATTAACATTCATACAAGGTTTATCAACCtccaaaattaaccttcaaattagtaaaatataaaggattctcctaggtacatgccataaaGCTAACAAATAATTTCACCAACTTTGAGGAGTCCAGAATTACGGCTGGTTGCTGATGTCAATAAGAGGATCACGATCGAAACCTAATGCGTACGGAAAATAAACCAATGGCTGAGTAAtcaactcagtggtatttctataattcaataattaataagaGCAAGATAAAAAAGGCATTCATGGatttcaccaaaatttaataattcactAAGTGCACCATTATGTCTTATAGATTTGTTTAAGCAAGTGTTGTTAATCGATTCAACAACTTACCGCATTAGCTTACAACATCCCAATTCTCAACTATTCTTACAAAATATTAGTTTGTGTCTAGCGCTCATCGATGtatttggcacctagtgcctcatcggataaaacGAAGTATGACATGCACATTGACTAAACAACAAATCTTCAAATTTCCACAAGATTTCAATTCTTACCCAATCAATCACAATTCATAGTTCAACTCATCAATGTACCACATAGAATAATAGGTTTTAGTCCAACTCAGAGCCAATTTCATACTTCCCTCCAATGACACTATTTGCTATccctttcaatttagtcctttctttcggaaatcaacatttttatatcaatttcattcaactGATCTATTACaactaaattcaatattttatccTAAGCAGTAAAAATATACAACAATTTAAATGAGTTGAAGaatagaaatacaaatcgaAAACTTTGAGCTATTCATCGacggctttagcttttcccttcCCTCTCGAGGAATCTGGGTCGATGTTAGCTACagattaacataaacatataacACCATCCATATACAACTAAATTCACAATCACTTGTCATTTTATacaaacttttcattttattcaatttagtccctaaaatcgggACTAACACAACTTTCAATTTAGAGCTccaaatttaattcttattccACTATAATCCATTAGAGACCTCCTATTTTTGATTtctacataaaattttataattcattcaatttggCCCCTAATGTACTAAATTATCAATTAACTTcacaattaagtcatttttcacCTCAAAGCTTAAATTCCATCAATTTAACACTTAAACGTCAAGAAAACAATAATGATAACTTTCTAAAACTTCAACAGTTTTGTAAATTGATACACGAGCTAGTTAAATTAAGCTCCCATGatctaaaaaatatagaaattacaagaaaatgactaaattgaactaaccaattaaaactttgaaattCAAAACCCTAAGGTCGATTCTCCTTCTCCCTTTTCTTGCCGAAATCCGTTTGGAATGGATGAAGAGAAGAAATGTTCTCTTTCCATCCACTTtgactgtttttattattattacattttatatatttattaatttaccattttaaccttattataaACCTAACATCACTAGCTACCATCCattatcatttctaaagtgGTATAATTTCCACTTTGGTCCTTAATCCAtttctaattaataaaaaattatagtatttagatttttaccacttttacaatttaatccttatacattaattaattaattcggTGAAATTACctatttaaaatctaattcCTCTATAAtataacttcgtaaatatttttattaaatatttacgggtaAGGTTTACTGAAACAGGGTCCCAAAATCGtattttttgacaccactgattTTCAAGTCGTTGCATCTTTATACTGTTCAAATTTGGTTGAGCTAACATAATAACTAGACAGTAACATATAGCATGCCATGTGTACCACTTGCTGACGTATAGGGATcgatttttattcataaaattggatgaaatttttaataaatggatCAGTTTGCTTATTGATTTAACGTGGAGggattaatttgcccattttttttagtaaaggcAAAATACAATCAACTTCTAATACAAAGACctccataatatttttaccgatAACCTCTATGTctcatataaatatatctttttttaGAAATCCATTTTCCCAAACGAATTGTCCACTCAAATCTCCCACTTTTTTCTCCTAAAGCTCAAAGCCGAggaaaccaaaacaaaacaaaaaacttgaaacatttttgtttctttggtttttgttttggttttttccAAAAACATGGGTTCTCAAGATCTCTTATTGTTTAATGGTTTTTCCCTTGTTCCTCCTTTTAAGAGCCCTTCAATCTCTTGAAGGCTCCTCTCACCATTTTGCACACATTGTCTCTCACAACATTGATTACAACTTTATTCATCGTTAATTTGTTGGTGTTGAAAGTCATTCGCGGTTGATATCCATCGCACAAAATGAGTTGTTTCCCTTGTTTCTCATCACAAAAAAGCAAGAAGGAATCCAGTAGCAGAGGGGATCCCAGTCACAAATCTTTGTCTGGTGAACCTATTCAGTCAAAAGCACCTGGTATGACTTGTgctagcttttttttttcctttaaaacttTTGGATTATATaagatttcataatttatgtaaaaaataataaaaattaataacttaaaaaaaatcaattagttttcattattaattaattttcaatgagttttcattatttataaaaatttcaaaatttatatttttaaaaatattataaagaaagttaaaaatttaaaattttctaaaacaataaCTTTGAgacctaaataaattaattaatgatttaagtttCTGATACTAAAGTATTtgtttttatcttaaatttgacatgtttaattttttttaatttaaagttatTGTTGGTTTGTGTGAATTAAGAACCCAAAAAGGAAAACTTGGAGGCAGAAGATGGAAACATAGAGGCTCAAGCATTTACATTCCGTGAGCTAGCCGCCGCCACTAAGAATTTCCGTCAAGAATGTGTGTTGGGTGAAGGTGGTTTCGGTAAAGTTTACAAGGGGACCCTTCAGGGTACTGGCCAGGtgctctcttttctttctttattttattgcaaataaaaaattgataaataccATAAACATTTATAGTAACCTTTCTTTAGattgcatttcatttttatacCTGCCACAATGTTTGATTCACCCTCGGTTGGAATTTGGAGACAGGTTGTTGCTGTGAAACAACTTGACAGGAATGCAGTGCTAGGAGACAAAGATTTTCTTGCGGAGGTTGCCAAACTCAGTCACTTACAGCATCCTAATTTGGTGAGTCTTATTGGATATTGTGCTGATGGAGATCAGAGGCTTCTGATTTATGAATTCATGCAGGAGGGTTCTGTAGAAGATCATCTacaaggtatatatataaacttctCGTTTTGTctcttcattttcataaatgttTCTGCTTTTGAGAAATGTAATTTCAGGCAAAAAGGCTCAAGAAAAGCCATTAGAGTGGATCCCAAGGATGAAAATAGCCTACGGTGCAGCTCAAGGTCTAGAGTATTTGCATGATAAGACCAATCCTCCAATTATATATCGTGATTTCAAGTCCTCAAACGTTTTGTTGGATGAACATTTGAACCCAAAACTGTCTGATATTGGACTAGACAAGCTTGATCCTTCAACAGACAAGATGCCTTTGCAGTCAAGGTCGATGGGAACTTATGGTTACAGTGCTCCTGAGTATTCAAGATCAGGTAGACTCACCCCTATTTCAGATGTATACAGTTTTGGAGTCGTTCTACTAGAACTTATCACTGGGAGAAGAGTCATGGACACTACCAAACCTGTTGATGAGCAAAACTTAGTTGCCTGGGTATGTAGATTTGCTTCAGTGATAGCTTCCCAATTTTCTCGTACCATCCAACTTTTAATAATTGACCATCTGCTGGTTCTTTGTTTGAAACAGGCACAACCAATATTCAGGGAACCAAAAAGGTTTCCAGAAATGGCGGATCCTTTGCTTAAAAAGCGATTCCCTGAAAGGGACTTGAATCAAGCTGTTGGGATAGCAGCCATGTGTTTGCAAGATGAAGCTACTGCCCGTCCTTTGATGAGTGATGTGGTGACAGCCTTGAGTTTTCTTTCCATGGCCAAACCAGAGATTTGTATTCCGCCTATTTCATCTAAGCCGCAATCCCAGCAGTGTGTTAATCATGAGAAGCTGAACAAACAAGATAGTGAATCAGATAACGAATCAGATCATGACGACGATGACGACGAAGACGAAGACGATGACGATGACGATGACTGCAGTAGCCGTAGCCATAGCCGTAGCAGTAGCATTAGAAGTAGAAGTATGAATAGTAATGGAGAAAGTCGTGTGAGTCGTGATTATAGTAGAAGATCCAATCATGGAAGTTCCCGTTTAAGAGAAGAAATCAGCAGCCATGGAGGAAATGTGTCTTCGAGACGAGAGCACCGCAGAAAATCAAAGCCTTCAATAAGCCAGGACTACAGCCAAGGGGCGGAGGGTTCAAGTGAGGAAGATAGAAGGAAATCAACAAAGTTATCAAGCCGCAAAAGCAGCGAATCGGCGCATGGAAATAGCAGTAAGAACCGTAGGCAATATTCTAAGAAGGTTACTAACAATCCTCGCAGCAGTAATGGAGAATCATAGGATGAAAGCCAACTACTccacaaaaaataagaaaaaagaaccTTCACAACAgctacatacatatacatattcaaatatttacatgaaatCATCTCATTAAAACTTCTAAAAgaaatacatataattatttatatatacatgtatgaaCTGTGAATGCAATgtagatattaaataataaaatctgaGTTAATGGGAAAGAAAAGTCTTGAAAACTTTAGGTTTTCACCATGTTTGGGTTTCATAGTATTAGTAATATTGAAGTTATTCAAGTGTATTCTCATTTAGATAACTTTTAAATGGTTTATAATTGCAATTtcaaaaggaaagaagaaattaTGAAGTTGAGTTTACCGAATCACATTATACAGGGactaagttaaaaaatttatgtttttattttttatttatcaaaagaaATCCTTACAGTTActtaaagtgattttttttttagtgtCAGAACTACTATTAAAATCTTCATCGTTCCAGGTTACACGCAAcgattttttttccaacatgTTAGAACACTAagactaagggtgagtttggatgggcggtgcgttcagccgtggttagtgtaaaaatagcggtggcggtaagattagatactgtagcgatactgtaacgtgagacaaaaaataagctaaacgcactgcaccgcacccaatcgtccatccaaacccaccctaaatgTGTCCAAACCCATGACACTCATGACATTtgattcctttcttcttcttttttttctcttagcTTCTTGAATCTTTGGAGTACTGCTTCTTGAAAGCTTTGCTAAAATTCTGAGTAAGCAAATCAATTTGCTCTTGAAGATCTTCAATGGCAGTTGAGACAAAACCGGTCACTGTATTTGTCACTTGCAAAGCAATTCTCCTTTCTCCCTTGGCTTTGCTTGATTTCGGTTCATCTAGGGTTATCTCAAAGGTTTGTAGAAATCTGATTCGTTCATCAATCTTCATGATGGTTAGAGTTTTTGCTCCTTCAGTGGTAGTGACATTGATGGCAAATCTTTTAAACAATGACCTCAATACTTTTCTAACCAGTTTTGAGTGAGATAGTATTCTCCAAGTGCAAAAGCTTGACTAGACAGATTACAAAGCTTTGCATAAAAATCACCAATAGTTTTTGAATCCTCAAATTTAGTAGTTACAATCTGCATCTTAGATTGCTTTACTATGCTTGTGCCTTCATGAGCAGTTTCAAGGATGTCTCATGCCTCGTTAGCAGCTGTCCACTTTGAAGTCCTCTTAAATTCTTATGCATTGACATCATAGAAGATAGCTTAAAAAGCTTTAGAACTAGGTTTGCAAATTGTTCTTCATCAATGGTCCAAGCCAACTTCGACTTTCGAGTTCTTTTTGCTTCTGTCTCAATCATAGGTGATTCTCAACTAGTGAGGACAAAGCATCATGCTTTCTCATCTGTGGACTTGATACGGGATTTCATTCATGTCTTCCAATAAGCATAATTAGAACCCTCCAACTTAGGAGGACAAACAATTGAAGATCCTTCCATATTTAGAAATTACCAACACTAGTAAACATTACTAGCTACGTTAAGTGagaagctctaataccaattgttGAAACGAACAGTTGATAATTGCTTAGAAAAGTAGAGTGTTTATATGGAAGTGATGGTTGCAGTGGCCACTAAAGGGAGCAACGTGATaagattaaagaaaacaaaaacacaacAAGTTGTAGACGCAGTTTGGTCCCTTATGTCTATAGAGCTTAGCTAAGTGAGTAAATTTGTAACAGCCCTCACCCATTTCAGACAACTGGTATGGATGGGAGATGCCAC
The sequence above is a segment of the Gossypium raimondii isolate GPD5lz chromosome 4, ASM2569854v1, whole genome shotgun sequence genome. Coding sequences within it:
- the LOC105779766 gene encoding probable serine/threonine-protein kinase PBL25; its protein translation is MSCFPCFSSQKSKKESSSRGDPSHKSLSGEPIQSKAPEPKKENLEAEDGNIEAQAFTFRELAAATKNFRQECVLGEGGFGKVYKGTLQGTGQVVAVKQLDRNAVLGDKDFLAEVAKLSHLQHPNLVSLIGYCADGDQRLLIYEFMQEGSVEDHLQGKKAQEKPLEWIPRMKIAYGAAQGLEYLHDKTNPPIIYRDFKSSNVLLDEHLNPKLSDIGLDKLDPSTDKMPLQSRSMGTYGYSAPEYSRSGRLTPISDVYSFGVVLLELITGRRVMDTTKPVDEQNLVAWAQPIFREPKRFPEMADPLLKKRFPERDLNQAVGIAAMCLQDEATARPLMSDVVTALSFLSMAKPEICIPPISSKPQSQQCVNHEKLNKQDSESDNESDHDDDDDEDEDDDDDDDCSSRSHSRSSSIRSRSMNSNGESRVSRDYSRRSNHGSSRLREEISSHGGNVSSRREHRRKSKPSISQDYSQGAEGSSEEDRRKSTKLSSRKSSESAHGNSSKNRRQYSKKVTNNPRSSNGES